Proteins encoded together in one Scheffersomyces stipitis CBS 6054 chromosome 5, complete sequence window:
- a CDS encoding predicted protein: MVVLAASICTRGGKALLSRQFRELSNDRITALLANFPSLISNSSSQHTTVEDDSVRYVYQPLEEFYIVLITNKTSNILQDIDTLHLFASTVSNLLRNVDEREVFDHAFEIIDAFDEIISLGFKENLTLSQIQTFLEMDSHEEKIQEIIERNKELEATEERKRKAKEIQRKELAKRNLEQLSQSASSGGYDSFQSSQATQSYQPTYQPTPIIETNTSTINSHSLSSKPLTGRGGLQLGKKTTRPTTESHQPLLAQSQPVFHHTRPQPVQLAEATPPISQSASPVPTNLKVPNNGILITVNEKVSVVLSREGAAVSSEVKGDLQLRINNVELAHSKILLETGDRSTGIQYNTHPKVDRNLFTSQGVISLKDKTKPFPANDHALGVLRWRAVGKKDDLSLIPIVIIAWVNFDNAGTAEVTLEYELSSDFLDSHASSNESFDTVKVLVPIASPDVNLKEAENVSYDISEFGVIFNIEGLSIENPSGSFVFTIPSEDEDSLFPMELQVEFSSTEVTESDSALGKIKVIDIVSNNDDETSLPFDLHYNLQSESYQVE, encoded by the coding sequence ATGGTAGTATTAGCTGCTTCCATATGCACCCGTGGGGGTAAGGCATTATTGTCAAGACAGTTTAGAGAATTAAGCAATGATAGAATCACAGCACTTTTGGCTAACTTTCCCTCGTTGATCTCCAACTCGTCGAGTCAGCACACCACCGTAGAAGATGACAGCGTCAGATACGTCTACCAACCCTTGGAGGAGTTCTACATCGTGTTAATAACCAACAAGACGTCCAACATCTTGCAAGACATCGACACATTGCATCTTTTTGCCTCGACCGTAAGcaacttgttgagaaaCGTCGACGAGCGTGAAGTGTTTGACCATGCTTTCGAGATCATAGATGCATTCGACGAAATCATCAGCTTGGGCTTCAAGGAAAATCTCACCTTGAGTCAGATCCAAACATTTTTGGAGATGGACTCGcatgaagaaaagattcaagaaatcatcgaGCGTAACAAGGAGTTAGAGGCTAccgaagaaagaaagagaaaggcCAAGGAGATCCAAAGAAAGGAGTTGGCTAAGCGAAACTTGGAGCAGTTGTCGCAACTGGCCTCGTCTGGAGGTTATGACTCGTTCCAATCATCGCAGGCAACACAGTCGTACCAGCCTACGTACCAGCCTACACCTATTATTGAAACTAACACTTCAACCATCAATTCCCACTCGTTAAGTAGCAAACCATTGACAGGCAGAGGCGGCTTGCAATTGGGCAAAAAGACAACCAGACCAACCACGGAGTCACACCAGCCGCTACTTGCCCAATCACAACCTGTTTTCCACCACACAAGGCCACAGCCAGTTCAATTGGCTGAAGCTACTCCTCCAATCTCACAAAGCGCTTCTCCTGTTCCAACCAATCTCAAGGTTCCAAACAACGGCATATTGATCACCGTCAACGAGAAAGTCTCTGTAGTGTTGTCACGTGAAGGTGCTGCTGTATCGTCTGAAGTAAAGGGTGACTTGCAGTTAAGAATAAATAACGTAGAGTTGGCCCACtcaaagatcttgttggaaacAGGAGACAGGTCCACCGGAATCCAATACAACACACATCCCAAGGTGGATCGTAACTTGTTCACGTCCCAAGGAGTTATCAGCTTGAAGGATAAGACAAAACCCTTTCCAGCCAACGATCACGCTCTTGGTGTCTTGAGATGGAGAGCTGTAGGAAAGAAAGACGACTTGTCGCTAATTCCAATTGTCATCATTGCCTGGGTCAACTTTGACAATGCTGGAACTGCCGAAGTCACGTTGGAATATGAGTTGTCCTCGGACTTCTTGGATTCTCATGCTTCTTCCAACGAGTCTTTTGATACCGTAAAGGTGTTGGTGCCAATAGCATCGCCAGATGTtaacttgaaggaagctGAAAACGTATCTTACGACATTAGCGAGTTCGgtgtcatcttcaacatcgAAGGACTTTCCATTGAAAATCCACTGGGCTCGTTTGTTTTCACAATTCCTTCTGAGGACGAAGACTCGTTATTCCCCATGGAATTGCAAGTGGAATTCTCCTCTACCGAAGTCACAGAATCCGACCTG